TCCGCTGCATCCTTCCAGGAGACCACCCGCGTGCTGACCGAAGCTGCCATCAAGGGCAAGGTCGACCCGCTGGCCGGCCTGAAGGAGAACGTCATCATTGGTAAGCTGATCCCCGCAGGTACTGGTCTGCCGGAAGTCCGTGAGGATCTGAAGAACCGTGAGGCTGAGCGCGATGCTGAGATCGCTGCCGAACAGGCAGCTGCTGTACAGTAAGCAAAGCTCCTTCTTCTGAAATAAAACAATGGACCGCTCTGTGGGCATCCGCCTGCAGGGCGGTTTTTATATGCCCGGAAAAGCGGAAACAGGGGAGAAAACCGTGCGTTTTACGTCGAAAAAATGCTGAAAGAAAAAATCTGGAATAAATGCAAAAAACTTTGCAAAAACTGTTGACATCCGCCTGTAAAGCGAGTATTATATAACTGTTGCGCATCCCTCATGGGGATAGTGCGGCAAAAAAGTCGGAAAAAGTCCGATGTGCATTATTAAGAAAGGAGAAACAAAATGCCTACTTTTAACCAGCTTGTACGCAAGGGCCGTCAGGTTCTGGCTACCAAGAGTACCGCTCCCGCACTGCTGAAGAGCTACAATTCTCAGAAGAAACAGTATTCTGATCTGAACAGCCCCCAGAAGCGTGGTGTCTGCACTGCTGTTCGTACCATGACCCCCAAGAAGCCCAACTCTGCTCTGCGTAAGGTTGCTCGTGTCCGCCTCACGAATGGTATCGAGGTCACCTCTTACATTCCCGGTATCGGCCATAACCTGCAGGAGCACTCCGTCGTGCTGATCCGTGGCGGTCGTGTTAAGGACCTGCCCGGTGTGCGTTACCACATCATCCGTGGTACCCTGGATACTCAGGGTGTGGCAGGCCGTAATCAGGCCCGCTCCAAGTACGGCGCAAAGCGTCCTAAGGCCGGTGCTGCAAAGAAGTAATTGAGGACAACCGCCATAAACGGCTTTCCATTATATAAATAACAAGTCCGCTTGCAAAGCGGAGGGCAACAGTTTATGTAAAGGTCAGCTCTTTGTGACACAACGGGAGTTTTATTACTTTCGAGTACCGATGATATCATTCTGTGAAGGAGGGAAGAAAGATGCCTAGAAGAGGTAACATTGCTAAGCGCGATGTCTTAGCTGATCCTATTTACAATTCCAAGATGGTCACTCGTCTGGTCAACAGCGTTATGCTGGATGGCAAGAAGGGCGTCGCTCAGAAGATCGTTTACGAAGCTTTCTCCATGATTCAGGAGAAGACCGGCAACGATCCTCTGGAGACTTTCGAGAAGGCGATGGAGAACATCATGCCCAGCCTCGAGTGCAAGACCCGCCGCGTTGGCGGTGCTAACTACCAGGTTCCTCTGGAAGTCAGCCCGGCTCGCCGCGAGACCCTGGGTCTGCGCTGGCTGACTGCCTACAGCCGCAGCCGTGGTGAGAAGACCATGGCTCAGCGTCTGGCTGCTGAAATCATGGATGCTGCCAACAACACTGGTAACGCCGTGAAGAAGCGTGAGGATACTCACAAGATGGCAGAGGCCAACAAGGCTTTCGCTCATTTCCGTTATTGATCTGTTCTGTAGGAGGTTAATTTCATGGCTACACCCAGAGAAGTTTCTCTTCAGATGACGAGAAATATCGGCATTATGGCCCACATTGATGCTGGTAAAACTACTACTACCGAGCGTATTCTGTACTACACCGGTATCAACCACAAGATCGGCGAAGTTCATGATGGCGGCGCTACCATGGACTGGATGGTTCAGGAGCAGGAGCGTGGTATCACCATCACTTCCGCTGCTACCACCTGCTACTGGAGCCACTCTGAAACCCAGAAGGATCCGGTTGCATTCAAGAAGAACCGTCACCGCATCAACATCATCGACACCCCGGGCCACGTGGACTTCACTGTTGAGGTCCAGCGTTCCCTGCGCGTGCTGGACGGTTCTGTGACCGTTCTGGCTGCAAAGGGCGGTGTTGAGCCGCAGTCTGAGACCGTTTGGCGTCAGGCTGACGAGTACAAGGTTCCCCGTATGGTGTACGTTAACAAGATGGACACCATGGGTGCCGACTTCTTCCGCTGCATCAAGATGCTGCACGATCGTCTGCACGCAAACGGCGTGGCGATCCAGCTGCCTATCGGTCAGGAGGATACCTTCCGCGGTATCGTTGACCTGGTCGATATGAACGCTGAGGTCTACTACGACGATATGGGCAACGACATGCGCACTGAGCCCATCCCCGAGGATATGCGTGAGCAGGCCGAGGAGTACCACAACATTCTGATCGAGGCTGTTGCTGAGAACGACGAAGAGTTGATGGAGAAGTACCTCGAGGGCGAGGAGATCACCCGTGCCGAGCTGAAGGCTGCGATCCGCAAGGAGACCATCGCTAACACGCTGGTTCCCGTTGTCTGCGGTTCTTCCTACAAGAACCGTGGTGTCCAGAAGCTGCTGGACGCTATCGTTGACTATATGCCCGCTCCTACCGATGTCCCTGACATCAAGGGCGTGAATCCCGAGACTGAGGAAGAGGAGACCCGTCCGTCTTCTGACGACGCTCCCTTCGCAGCTCTGGCCTTCAAGATCGCTACCGACCCGTTCGTTGGTAAGCTGGCATACTTCCGTGTTTACTCCGGTAAGGTTGAGGCAGGTACCACTGTCTACAACTCCGTGAAGGACAGCAAGGAGCGTATGGGCCGCATCCTGCAGATGCATTCTAACCACCGCAAGGATATCGACTGCTGCTACGCAGGTGATATCGCTGCTGTTGTCGGTCTGAAGAACACCACTACCGGTGACACTCTGTGTGATGAGAATCATCCCATCATTCTGGAGTCCATGAAGTTCCCCGAGCCTGTTATCCGTGTTGCCATCGAGCCCAAGACCAAGGCCGGCAACGAGAAGATGGGCATCGCGCTGGCAAAGCTGGCTGAAGAGGATCCGACCTTCAAGACCTACACTGACGAAGAGACCGGTCAGACCATCATCGCCGGTATGGGCGAGCTGCACCTGGAGATCATCGTTGACCGTCTGCTGCGTGAGTTCAAGGTTGAAGCAAACGTGGGTGCACCTCAGGTTGCTTACCGTGAGACCATCCGCAAAGAGGCCAACCAGGAGACCAAGTACGCACGTCAGTCCGGTGGTAAGGGCCAGTACGGTCATGTTAAGATCAAGATCGAGCCCAACGAGCCCGGCAAGGGTTACGAGTTCGTCAACGCCATCGTTGGCGGTGCCATCCCGAAGGAATACATCCCGGCTATCGACAACGGTATCCAGGGTGCTATGAAGTCCGGTGTTCTGGCTGGCTATCCTGTCGTTGATGTCAAGGTTACCCTGTGGGATGGTTCTTATCATGAGGTCGACTCCTCTGAAATGGCCTTCTCCATTGCTGGTTCTATGGCGTTCAAGGATGCTATGCGCAAGGCTGATCCTATCATCACTGAGCCTATCATGAAGGTTGCAGTTATCGTTCCCGATGAGTATCTGGGCGATGTTATCGGCGACCTGAATGCACGCCGTGGTCAGATTCAGGGCATGGAAGCTATGGCTGGTACTCAGCGCGTCAATGCATTTGTGCCTCTGGCTCAGATGTTCGGCTACGCTACCGACCTGCGTTCCAAGACTCAGGGCCGTGGCCAGTATGTCATGGAGCCGTCTCACTACGAGCCGGTGCCTAAGAACATTGCTGACCAGATCATCGCTGGCCGCACCAAGGGCTGATTCCTGAAAAATGGATAAAGATTTTGCCGGGGTAGTGTAACCTCGGCAAAATTTCCTGTAAAAGCACTTGATTTTACAGGGCAAATTTAGTAGAATAGCCTTGCAATGCAATGTCTACATCTTGCAGGGTTGTTGTAACCAAATATCAAAACCTAAATTAAGGGAGGATATTCCAATGGCTGAAAAGGCAAAGTTCGACCGTTCTAAGCCGCATGTGAACATCGGCACCATCGGTCACGTTGACCACGGCAAGACCACTCTGACCGCCGCTATCACCAAGTACCTGGCTCTGAAGGGCGACGCAGACTTCATGGATTATGCCAACATCGATAAGGCTCCTGAGGAGCGTGCTCGTGGTATCACGATCAACTCCGCTCACGTTGAGTATCAGACCGACGCTCGTCACTATGCTCACGTTGACTGCCCGGGCCATGCTGACTACGTCAAGAACATGATCACTGGTGCTGCTCAGATGGACGGCGCTATCCTGGTCGTTGCTGCTACCGATGGTCCCATGCCCCAGACCCGTGAGCACATCCTGCTGGCTCGTCAGGTCGGCGTGCCCTATATCGTCGTGTTCATGAACAAGTGCGATATGGTCGACGACGAAGAGCTGCTGGATCTGGTTGAGATGGAGATCCGTGAGCTGCTGACCGAGTACGACTTCCCCGGCGACGACACCCCGATCATTCGTGGTTCCGCTCTGAAGGCTCTGGAGTCTACCTCCACTGATCCCAATGCTCCCGAGTATGCTTGCATCAAGGAGCTGATGGACGCTGTTGACACCTATATCCCCAACCCCGATCGTGAGGAAGACAAGCCCTTCCTGATGCCCATCGAGGATGTCATGACCATTTCTGGCCGTGGTACTGTTGCAACCGGTCGTGTTGAGCGTGGTATTGCTAAGGTTGGCGATGCTATGGAGATCGTCGGCATCAAGCCCGATCGTCTGAGCACCACCATTACCGGTCTGGAGATGTTCCGTAAGTCTCTGGACTTCGCTGAGGCTGGCGATAACATCGGCGCTCTGCTGCGTGGTGTTGATCGTACTCAGATCGAGCGTGGTCAGGTTCTGGCTAAGCCCGGTTCCGTGCACCCCCACAAGACCTTCGAGTCTCAGGTGTACGTTCTGACCAAGGACGAAGGCGGCCGTCACACCCCGTTCTTCTCCAACTATCGTCCTCAGTTCTACTTCCGCACCACCGACGTGACCGGTATCATCACTCTGCCCGAAGGCACTGAGATGTGCATGCCCGGCGATAACGTCATGATGCACGTTGAGCTGCTGACCCCTGTTGCTATGGAAGAGGGCCTGCGTTTCGCTATCCGTGAGGGTGGCCGTACCGTTGGTTCTGGCGTTGTTGGCAAGATCATTGAGTGATTTTGACCCTTCGCGCCTTTCCTAAGGCTAAAGGTTAAACTTACGAGAGACCTTCCCATTCCGGAGAGTGGGAAGGTCTCTTTTTGTTTTAGATCCTCTGTCTGTAAGGGCAGGGGATTTTTTTGCGGCATGTCACAACTTTTTGTTTACAAAACAAGGTTGTTCTGGTATACTGAAAAAGGAAATGCTGGAAAAGTCCTATCGGCTGGTGCTGAGGGGATTCAGCAAAAAAGAAGCAGCATGAACTTCTGGATGGGGTGAAGAGTAATGCCGTTTGATTATAAGAAAGAGTACAGGGAATTTTATCTCCCGCCGAAAAAACCGCATCTGATTACGATACCGCGTATGAATTTTGTGGCAGTGCACGGCAAGGGTGACCCGAATGCTCCGGGTGGAGCCTATCAGGAGGCTATGGGAGTGCTGTACGGCATTGCTTTCACCATCAAAATGAGCTATAAGGGCAGCCACAAGATGGACGGCTATTTTGAATATGTGGTTCCACCGTTGGAGGGCTTGTGGCATCAGAAGGGCGTGGATGGCGTTGACTATGCACATAAAGAAACATTTGAGTGGACATCCATGATCCGACTGCCAGAATTCGTGACGCCGGAAGCGTTTGATTGGGCCGTACAGGAAGCAACGGCAAAAAAGAAAAAGGATTTTTCCAAGGCGGAATTCCTGACCTATGATGAGGGACTTTGCGTTCAGTGCCTGCATATCGGCCCTTATGATGAAGAACCGAAAACGCTGGCGCAGATGGATGCCTTTGCCGTAGAGCAGGGGTATAGGCTTGATTTTTCAGAGACACGCTTCCACCACGAAATTTATCTGAGTGATCCTCGCCGTGCTGCACCGGGGACACTGAAAACAGTTCTGCGGCATCCCATACGTGAAAAATAAAAACAGGAAAATTCACAAATGATGTCGCTTTTATTTGGCAGATGTGCTATACTGATTTTATCTGTAGAAACACATTGAATGGATAAGGGAGGAGAGAACTTCATGCAGCATGAAACTGTCATCGTGCTGGACTTTGGCGGCCAGTACAATCAGCTGATCGCGCGCCGCGTCCGCGAGAACAATGTCTACTGTGAAATCTATTCCTATAAAACCGATCTGTCGGTTATCAAGGCAAAGAACCCCAAGGGTATCATCTTTACCGGTGGCCCCAACAGCGTTTATCTGGAGGATTCCCCTACGATCGACCCTGAGATCTTCAACTGGGGTGTGCCTGTGCTGGGCATCTGCTACGGCAGCCAGCTGATGATGCATCTGCTGGGCGGCCATGTCTGCCGCGCACCGGAGCGCGAGTACGGCAAGACTGAGGTGTTCGTGGACACGAACAGCAAGATGTTCACCGATGTGCAGCCCTCCACCATTTGCTGGATGAGCCACAACGACTATATTGAGCAGGCAGCGCCCGGCTTTAAGATCACTGCTCACACGGTCAACTGTCCGGTAGCTGCGGCAGAGAACGCTGAGAAGGGCCTGTACGCGGTCCAGTTCCATCCGGAAGTGCTGCACACTGCGGAAGGCAAGAAGATGCTGCGCAACTTCGTGTACAACGTCTGCGGCTGCACCGGCGACTGGAAGATGGACTCCTTTGTGGAGAACAACGTCAAGGCCCTGCGTGAGCGCATCGGCGATGGCAAGGTGTTGTGCGCCTTGTCCGGCGGCGTGGATTCCTCCGTTCTGGCAGCTATGCTGGCTAAGGCCATCGGCAAGCAGCTGACCTGCGTGTTCGTGGATCACGGTCTGCTGCGTAAGAACGAGAAGGAAGAGGTCTGCTCTGTATTCGGCCCGGGCAATGCCAACGGCTTTGATATCAACTTTATCTGTGTGGATGCCCGCGAACGCTACTTTGCAAAGCTGGCTGGTGTCACCGAGCCGGAGCGCAAGCGCAAGATCATCGGCGAAGAGTTCATCCGTGTGTTTGAAGAGCAGGCCAAGAAGATCGGCAAGGTGGATTTCCTGGCACAGGGTACCATTTACCCGGATGTCGTTGAGAGCGGTCTGGGCGGTGAGTCCACTGTTATCAAGAGCCACCACAACGTCGGCGGTCTGCCCGACACCGTGGACTTCAAGGAGTTGGTGGAGCCGTTGCGCAACCTGTTCAAAGACGAGGTGCGTCAGGCCGGCCGTGAGCTGGGCCTGCCCGAATATCTGGTCAGCCGTCAGCCGTTCCCCGGCCCGGGTCTTGGCATCCGCATCATCGGCGAAGTGACCCCGGAGAAGGTGGCTATCGTGCAGGATGCCGACGCGATCTGGCGTGAGGAGATCGCAAAGGCGGGTCTGGATAAGGAGATCAGCCAGTACTATGCAGCCTTGACCAACATGCACAGTGTGGGCGTCATGGGCGACGAGCGCACCTATGATTACGCTGTGGCGCTGCGTGCTGTGACCACCACCGACTTTATGACCGCGGAGAGCTATAATATGCCCTGGGATGTTCTGGGCACTGTCACCAGCCGTATCGTCAATGAGGTCAAGCATGTGAACCGCGTGTTCTATGATTGCACCGGTAAGCCGCCGGCAACCATTGAGCTCGAGTAATGAAAAAATCCTTCCGACTTTTTAGACCCTTCAACAATATAACGAAATAACGCAAATAAAGGCTCTGCTTTTCGGAAAATACCCCCCGAAAAGCGGGGCTTTTTTGTTTGGGGTAACACTTTGGTAACAGCTTTACGGCTTTTCTTCTTTTTTGATGCCGTCTCCGATGGATTCCCCCGGGGCTTTCAACTGTGCCGGGACGCTTGCTGATCATTACGTGTAGCCAATGCAGAAACCTGTGTTTGGTTTGTAAACTTTCAGCTGATTCATATTTTCCATTCGTGAACATGGCTCAAAGGGATAACCACAAAAATATAAACCTCTTATGAAATCCTCTTGACAAAGTGGGAACGGGCAGTATAATAAAAATGAACATTGTTCATATTGAGGGTGACCACATGAATACAATCGTAACCTCCAAGGAAGATATCTTAAAAAACAGCCGTGAGCTTATCCGGGAAAAGGGCTGGGCGGCGGTCAGTATCCGTTCTGTCGCCTCGGCATGCGGGGTCTCGGTCGGCTCGATCTACAACTATTATGACTCCAAGGCTGAGCTTATCAGCGCCACGGTCGAGAGCGTCTGGTGCGAAATTTTCCACCGCCCGCAGGACGAGGCTGTATTTCAGGATGTGCAGACCTGTGTCAAATGGATGTACGAGCGCATGGCCTACGGCTGTGAGCAGTATCCTGGATTCTTCACACTGCACTCTCTCGGCTTTATGCAGGAGGACAAGGCCGATGGCAAACGGCACATGCAGCAAATCTGGCACCATATCTTAAATGGTCTGTGTACGGTGCTGCAACAGGATACCAAAATCCGTCCGGACGCTTTTAACGCGCAATTCACCGTTGAAAAATTTGCCGATGTTCTATTTTCGCTGATGCTGTCTGCCTTGCTGCGGCAGGACTACGACCCCGCCGCTGTGCTGGAAATCGTGCGCAGAACCTTATATTGACCGCATTTTCTTCCCACACTGCTGTGGGAATTTTATAATGCCTAAAATGAACAATGTTCACTTAAAAGGGACACTCCTAGGAAAGTCCATCGCAATATCCTATTGCTGCTCGCCTGCCTTGTGTGGAGCGCTGCCAGCTTCAACATCCTGCGCTTTGGATGCAACTTTGCCGAGCAAGCCCTTGATGACCGTAAAAACGAAGTCGGCCCTGCAAAAAATGCAGTGTTACAATCAATTTAATCTATCAACAAGGAG
Above is a genomic segment from Faecalibacterium taiwanense containing:
- the tuf gene encoding elongation factor Tu, with the translated sequence MAEKAKFDRSKPHVNIGTIGHVDHGKTTLTAAITKYLALKGDADFMDYANIDKAPEERARGITINSAHVEYQTDARHYAHVDCPGHADYVKNMITGAAQMDGAILVVAATDGPMPQTREHILLARQVGVPYIVVFMNKCDMVDDEELLDLVEMEIRELLTEYDFPGDDTPIIRGSALKALESTSTDPNAPEYACIKELMDAVDTYIPNPDREEDKPFLMPIEDVMTISGRGTVATGRVERGIAKVGDAMEIVGIKPDRLSTTITGLEMFRKSLDFAEAGDNIGALLRGVDRTQIERGQVLAKPGSVHPHKTFESQVYVLTKDEGGRHTPFFSNYRPQFYFRTTDVTGIITLPEGTEMCMPGDNVMMHVELLTPVAMEEGLRFAIREGGRTVGSGVVGKIIE
- a CDS encoding TetR/AcrR family transcriptional regulator, which gives rise to MNTIVTSKEDILKNSRELIREKGWAAVSIRSVASACGVSVGSIYNYYDSKAELISATVESVWCEIFHRPQDEAVFQDVQTCVKWMYERMAYGCEQYPGFFTLHSLGFMQEDKADGKRHMQQIWHHILNGLCTVLQQDTKIRPDAFNAQFTVEKFADVLFSLMLSALLRQDYDPAAVLEIVRRTLY
- the rpsL gene encoding 30S ribosomal protein S12, which encodes MPTFNQLVRKGRQVLATKSTAPALLKSYNSQKKQYSDLNSPQKRGVCTAVRTMTPKKPNSALRKVARVRLTNGIEVTSYIPGIGHNLQEHSVVLIRGGRVKDLPGVRYHIIRGTLDTQGVAGRNQARSKYGAKRPKAGAAKK
- the guaA gene encoding glutamine-hydrolyzing GMP synthase, with translation MQHETVIVLDFGGQYNQLIARRVRENNVYCEIYSYKTDLSVIKAKNPKGIIFTGGPNSVYLEDSPTIDPEIFNWGVPVLGICYGSQLMMHLLGGHVCRAPEREYGKTEVFVDTNSKMFTDVQPSTICWMSHNDYIEQAAPGFKITAHTVNCPVAAAENAEKGLYAVQFHPEVLHTAEGKKMLRNFVYNVCGCTGDWKMDSFVENNVKALRERIGDGKVLCALSGGVDSSVLAAMLAKAIGKQLTCVFVDHGLLRKNEKEEVCSVFGPGNANGFDINFICVDARERYFAKLAGVTEPERKRKIIGEEFIRVFEEQAKKIGKVDFLAQGTIYPDVVESGLGGESTVIKSHHNVGGLPDTVDFKELVEPLRNLFKDEVRQAGRELGLPEYLVSRQPFPGPGLGIRIIGEVTPEKVAIVQDADAIWREEIAKAGLDKEISQYYAALTNMHSVGVMGDERTYDYAVALRAVTTTDFMTAESYNMPWDVLGTVTSRIVNEVKHVNRVFYDCTGKPPATIELE
- the fusA gene encoding elongation factor G yields the protein MTRNIGIMAHIDAGKTTTTERILYYTGINHKIGEVHDGGATMDWMVQEQERGITITSAATTCYWSHSETQKDPVAFKKNRHRINIIDTPGHVDFTVEVQRSLRVLDGSVTVLAAKGGVEPQSETVWRQADEYKVPRMVYVNKMDTMGADFFRCIKMLHDRLHANGVAIQLPIGQEDTFRGIVDLVDMNAEVYYDDMGNDMRTEPIPEDMREQAEEYHNILIEAVAENDEELMEKYLEGEEITRAELKAAIRKETIANTLVPVVCGSSYKNRGVQKLLDAIVDYMPAPTDVPDIKGVNPETEEEETRPSSDDAPFAALAFKIATDPFVGKLAYFRVYSGKVEAGTTVYNSVKDSKERMGRILQMHSNHRKDIDCCYAGDIAAVVGLKNTTTGDTLCDENHPIILESMKFPEPVIRVAIEPKTKAGNEKMGIALAKLAEEDPTFKTYTDEETGQTIIAGMGELHLEIIVDRLLREFKVEANVGAPQVAYRETIRKEANQETKYARQSGGKGQYGHVKIKIEPNEPGKGYEFVNAIVGGAIPKEYIPAIDNGIQGAMKSGVLAGYPVVDVKVTLWDGSYHEVDSSEMAFSIAGSMAFKDAMRKADPIITEPIMKVAVIVPDEYLGDVIGDLNARRGQIQGMEAMAGTQRVNAFVPLAQMFGYATDLRSKTQGRGQYVMEPSHYEPVPKNIADQIIAGRTKG
- a CDS encoding GyrI-like domain-containing protein — protein: MPFDYKKEYREFYLPPKKPHLITIPRMNFVAVHGKGDPNAPGGAYQEAMGVLYGIAFTIKMSYKGSHKMDGYFEYVVPPLEGLWHQKGVDGVDYAHKETFEWTSMIRLPEFVTPEAFDWAVQEATAKKKKDFSKAEFLTYDEGLCVQCLHIGPYDEEPKTLAQMDAFAVEQGYRLDFSETRFHHEIYLSDPRRAAPGTLKTVLRHPIREK
- the rpsG gene encoding 30S ribosomal protein S7 — encoded protein: MPRRGNIAKRDVLADPIYNSKMVTRLVNSVMLDGKKGVAQKIVYEAFSMIQEKTGNDPLETFEKAMENIMPSLECKTRRVGGANYQVPLEVSPARRETLGLRWLTAYSRSRGEKTMAQRLAAEIMDAANNTGNAVKKREDTHKMAEANKAFAHFRY